In the genome of Coraliomargarita algicola, one region contains:
- the frr gene encoding ribosome recycling factor, giving the protein MPKEILKSMHADMKKAVDHTLHEFSSLHTGKATPAMLDGVRVNAYGSTVTLKEVAAVTTPDARTIMVQPWDKSVLKDVEKGIQEANLGLNPIIDGGILRVPVPELTGQRRQELAKTAGSMAEDGRVRVRQGRRDALSLLKTAKNDDGLPEDDFKRYEKEVQKAHDDYIAEINQHLAHKEADLKKV; this is encoded by the coding sequence ATGCCCAAAGAAATCCTCAAATCCATGCACGCCGACATGAAGAAGGCGGTCGACCACACACTTCACGAGTTTAGTAGCCTGCACACTGGCAAGGCCACGCCCGCGATGCTCGACGGCGTTCGCGTCAACGCCTACGGCAGCACGGTGACTCTTAAAGAAGTCGCCGCAGTCACCACTCCTGATGCCCGAACAATCATGGTGCAGCCATGGGACAAGAGCGTGCTCAAAGACGTCGAAAAAGGCATCCAGGAAGCCAATCTCGGCCTAAACCCGATCATTGACGGCGGCATCCTCCGCGTGCCCGTGCCCGAACTGACCGGTCAACGCCGACAAGAACTCGCCAAGACCGCGGGCAGCATGGCCGAAGACGGTCGCGTGCGCGTGCGCCAAGGACGTCGCGATGCTCTCAGCTTGTTGAAAACAGCCAAAAACGACGACGGCTTGCCGGAAGACGATTTTAAGCGCTACGAAAAAGAAGTGCAAAAGGCGCACGACGATTATATCGCCGAAATCAACCAGCACCTCGCTCACAAGGAAGCGGACCTGAAAAAGGTCTAG
- the pyrH gene encoding UMP kinase, which yields MTVSDQSEPNPKYKRIILKLSGEVLRNTEDGEPIDPNTLRAICEEVKKVYDIGVQVGLVIGGGNIFRGLSGAEMKGVDRTTGDYMGMLATVINGLALMDCLEKLGVTVRLQSAIPMDKLAEPFILRRATRHLERGRVVIFAGGTGNPYFSTDTAAALRASETGANMLMKATKVDGIYNKDPEKHADAVKYDHVPYIDALRDRLKIMDSTAFSLCMENKLPILVFSMREPGSIYRAVMGEEIGTLVD from the coding sequence ATGACTGTATCTGACCAATCGGAACCAAACCCGAAATATAAACGCATCATCCTCAAGTTAAGTGGGGAAGTGCTCCGCAATACTGAAGATGGCGAACCCATCGACCCAAATACGCTCAGAGCGATCTGCGAGGAAGTGAAAAAAGTCTACGATATCGGGGTGCAAGTGGGCCTCGTAATCGGCGGTGGCAACATCTTCCGCGGGCTCAGCGGCGCCGAGATGAAGGGCGTCGATCGTACCACGGGCGACTACATGGGCATGCTGGCCACTGTAATTAACGGCCTGGCCTTGATGGATTGCCTCGAAAAGCTCGGTGTCACCGTGCGCCTACAAAGCGCCATCCCGATGGACAAGCTGGCCGAGCCATTTATCCTGCGCCGTGCCACTCGCCACTTGGAGCGCGGACGCGTCGTGATCTTTGCTGGCGGCACCGGCAACCCCTACTTTTCAACTGACACCGCTGCTGCACTCCGCGCCAGCGAAACAGGTGCCAACATGCTGATGAAAGCCACCAAAGTGGATGGCATCTACAACAAAGACCCCGAAAAGCATGCCGACGCGGTCAAATATGATCATGTGCCCTACATCGATGCTCTCCGTGATCGCCTTAAGATTATGGACTCGACTGCATTTTCGCTTTGCATGGAAAACAAGCTTCCTATTCTCGTATTCAGTATGCGGGAGCCTGGCTCGATCTATCGCGCCGTCATGGGTGAAGAAATCGGCACCTTGGTCGATTAA